The segment GTTAAGGTCTCAAATATTATTGAGAGTGATACTTGAGCTTTTTCATCAGGTAGTCTTTCAGTAGTGCCTTACCAGATCACTGTCTAGAATGGTCACTCATCGAGGAGATTCTCTATTGACTCTATATGAGAGATTCTTAGAGATTTCAGATCCACAGACCCCATGCACCATCTTTTTTGGTTCCAGGTTTCATCTCAAGACACTCATTTATCATGTGGTTTGCCTCTATGGGTTGTCTCAACATTATGGACAGACTAcatgtttttcatattattcCCTCTTCGACATGTATCATTTATGGGTCGCAGGTTGAAACACAtgaatatttattcttttagtgCCCTTTCTCCGTTACAGTTTGAGGTGCTATCACGAGCATGACTTTTATGGGTTGGCCTTCTTCGACATGACGTCAACTACTTCAGTAGACATACACGCAtttgaaaagaagaaggaatttaCACGTCTTCCTTTCTCGGTTAGCCCTTTCAACCTCAGTTTACTTCATCTggcataagaaaaataacaaagtatgTCATCAAATTTACCGATCTTATCAGGATGTTTGCGaggacattttttatttgttctggTTCTGTTTGGTAAAACTTGAACTAAGGTTTCATATCTCGACTACTTTTAGGTCCATTTGGTGCCTCCGAGAGTCATGAGATAccattgtttttgttgtttttgagaTTGTATTTAGCACAATTTTATATGTAATCAACCGATCGATtggttaataaattttcaaaaactgaTCGATTGACtcatttgttatttgtttacaGTCtgcttttgtcttttttaaagtttctattttagtttctattttttttttcttgttatattttatcAGATAAACCAGGGTAACAACCTTTTGTACTTCTTGGGGGCATGTCCCTCATTtcactatataattttttctttttaatataattactcttataaaaaaaagttatttgttaTCATGATTTCAACAATTAAATAAGATAAGTTAGATTGTGATGgtttttaacttttatcttactacaaaaaaaaataataattcaatatatGTTTAGGTTTTTATCCTTGGTGTGTTGCAAAATtctacaactttttttttcttaaagaaaatgtTCTTCCACGCAATAATTTCTCCAGAGCATGCCGCAAAATTCtacatttttttaagaaaatattcaaaataataatgtcAAGTAAAGCATAGAAAGCAAAGATCATGACGGTTTCTTATGCCATATTCTAAAACATGACATAAAAAATGgagaattattttaacatagtacggtttaaattataatttatatcctGAAATTTATACACAATCTAAAACCTAATATTCTATCcaaaaataccaacaaaaaaatatatttaattatttacaagattatctttaaaaaacccttataatattaatatcacaGCTTTATCATTAAACTAATATtacaaatttgttattaaataaaaaaaaaaaccctggcCATTACCCTAGTTGCCTATGCTCTTCCTCACCTCGCTGATGTTGATCGATTCCTGGAGAAGCAAAAGAATCAGGACtacatgaaattgaagaaacacAAAAATTCACGTATCTATCCCTGGCTTTAAAATTGCAACATGGtccaatcaaacaataatgttggtctaaatttatttagattattagtttaagttttataaattttaaagtcattaaaaatttatatagtcgttaattttaaaatctataaaattagttaagatgcTCATAAACTGATCAACaccaacattaattaaaaaaaaaaaaaaacaacaatgttgAGTTAAAGATGAGATTAAGGATTATCTCCTACAATGATGGCGGGAAACTAACCATATTTAGGATGAAAGGTGGAACGGTCCGTAATTGCTGACACAACTTATTGTTTTCAAGATTACTTGAGAATATCTTAAACATTCTATTTAATACTTCTGCCTACAGTACTATACTGTCTGTCTATAGCAAAATGTCTTGCAACATCTGGATTGCTTCAAGGTCTTTTGCCTGTTGTCTTTCTCCCAATTTTCATCAGCAACTCAATCTAAAGATGACCTGCGACTTCTGCTGTGGCGAGTGTGAGAAGATTTGGAACTTTTGCCTCTAGACCATGATGTAGATTCAGCAGGACCAGATTGAGATAGATTAACAAGAACATCAAGCAACCTAGACAATGCGTGTGATAATTGAGCTCGTGAGGGgtcttttttaatgttaaatcagtCTGTGTTCATCATTCATTGCATGAGAACCATCTGCTGTACCATCAAAGGCAGGACAAAACCATTGCAAACTGCAGACGGAACTGATAGCCATGGGCATTATGTATATCTTCCCTGAGCCTGACATCACCAGCTCCTACGATTCAAAATtgtacaggaaaaaaaatagcaatgacATACTTCTGACAATTTTAAAgctcaaaatgatttgaattcCAGATCATTATGGAAccataaattaatatcttttacaTCTCATTTTAACAGTCAGGACCACATAATTTTGATCTATTGATCTTATGCAATTCAACAAGTAAAACTGATGGCCAAATTACCTTGCCTATATGACAATTCCACGCATTCAAGTAACAAGCCCACAATGCTCATGGTGTAGGCACAATCAACACGTGAACTGAGAAAGCCTCGTCTACCGCTCCTCGGGTTAACATCAAGGCAAAATTGATGCTTATAGCCTTCGCGCCAAGCAAAGACGTCCAGAAACATCAACAGCTTCTTCTTCTATAAGATCTGCTGTGGATGAAAGAGCCGCTCCTAGTCCGACAACTAGAGCCAGAACCAAGAATGGCACGAATCGCTCGAATGCAAAGATTGGCCAGGAGCGGACTCATGCCTCCTTTTCTCATTATGGCATGAAAACGCTTCGATGCCTGATTTCTCAAGCATTTCTCaccatgattgatttttttttttaagaaagaaatcaAGTTCTCTAgagggagaggaaaaaaaattaaaaaataaaaatgaaaagaaaggagTCAATGGATGGCCCCAGAATGGTGGCAAGCAACTTTTGCTCTTATCAGGAAATAACAATTAAAGCATTCAGGCCTGTTCATGGATAGAAAATAAGTAGAATTAACCTAGCCCTTGCTGATGCCGTCATGCGAGtaaaatttggattggaggTGCTCGATGGAATTTTAGAAAAGGGTTCAGATAATTAAACAGAGGACAAAGGCAGATAGAAATTAAAGGAAgggttcttttcttctttttttttggatctcgaatcagaaagaaaatttaatcaTCATTTCTCACACCGTTTTCAAGAAGGAACGATTTTTATAGGCTGATCATACTGCTTAAGCCATCTAAATTGCCAATAGAACTCTTGGCCCAATGAAGCAGCTGTAAAGTATCTGTGCTTTGGACGCTAGGCCCAATGTCAATATGACCACAACGCACAAGGAGTGATACTTTCACCAATATTAATCCCAGTTTCTATCATGTTCCGGCAGTATGGTCAATATATTTACATGTCAAcaacttgatgatttatgctagACCAACCACATTCCCACAATATAAAGAGATCAAAGCAACTGTTGATAAAAATCTCTTGGCGTAATCAGAATCTTATGATACATCATTAACTGCTTACACAACACTCACCACCGTGGGCTTTTACTACGGCAAGATTGACACCCGCTTTTATTACATTGAATTCATACTGACAGGCAGATCATAAAGGCTCACAGGCTAACCAGTTTCAGAGAATTTGCCTTCTCTTGCAGGGTATCAAGCAGACTATCAAAGCTCTTCTTGAAAGAATCCACTCCTTCAACTTCAAGCTGATTGCCCACGTAGCCCCAATCAATTCCCAACTTCTCAAGTGCGTTGTAGATTCCTTCAGCTTCAGAAACATTTGAGTCGATTGTCCTTGCAACACTTCCATGGTCAACAAATGCTTGGAGAGCTTGGTCAGGCATGGTTGAGACCTACCATAAGACACAAAGGAGAAacgttaaataataaattaaagttcAAACTGTGAATAATCCCCGTGAACTTGATATCATTGCCAGAGATATCATGAAGAGCAATCCACATAAATCCAACAGACAGGCTTCTGAGATACAAGATGGCTTACAGTGTCAGGTCCAATGAGGGGAGCAACGTATAAAGTGTCTGGGTAGGCAGGGTTCTTGACACTGGTTGATGCCCACAGCAACCTCTGCTTCTTAGCACCTTTTTTCACCAAAGCCTCCCATCTTGGACCAGAGAATTTCTTTTGGTAGAGCTTGTATGCTAGGGCTGCTTGAGCCACCGCAGCCTAAAACAATTCATGAATGAGATTTTACAAACTAGGTTACAGATTCACTGGAATATAATGAGAATTATTGGAACAAGAATTAGAATTTGGAGCTGGCTACCTTTCCTCGTAGATCAAGGGCTTCAGGGGTTCCGATCTTTTCCAGCATTTTGTCAATGAGAGTGTCCACCCTGCTGACAAAGAAGGAAGCAACACTTGTAACTCTGGAGAGATCACTAAGTCCAGATGCCTCAAGGCCATCCAAGTAGGCATCAATGACTGCTTCGTATCTTGTGAGAGAGAATATCAGCTGTGCAGACAGAAAAAAGGAGAACAATCATAATCTGATTTAATGAAAGAGCCACTTGTTAAAACTACATAATCATTTAAGATTACTTTTCCCAAAATTGTTTAGCCATGACTGACTACAACTAGCAGGTCATTAGGATCAGTTCATCAGTATGATCATGGAAGAAGACACATTGCACGCACATCATTTACAGTGACAAAATCATTAGCCATCACGATGCCTAAGCCAAGAAAGAATGCGCAGAAAGAACTTACAGTCACATTGACACTGATGCCAAGCGAAATAACTTCCTTGATTGAGGGGATGCAAGGAGCAGTAGCAGGGATTTTAATGTACACATTGGGGCGTTCAACCACTTTATGAAGCCACTTGGCAGCCTCAACAGTCCCTTGAGTGTCATCAGCTAATCTGGGAGACACTTCAACAGAAACATAGCCATCACCACCATCTGTTTGATCATATATTGACTCAAAAAGTTTGCATGCATCTTGTATGTCCTTCACCACAAGTTCCCAGTAAGCAGTTTCAATGTCTTTTCCTGATTGCACAAGTTCCCTGAAGGTATCAACAGTATAAAATCAGAGTAGAAAAATATGAAGACTACAATGATCAGCTTGACAATCTTAAAATTCTGACTCAAAAACCAACATCCGAGTTTCGAACCAAAAGAGCCTGTAATTATTGGGAGACTCAGAAGAGATACATGAACTTCATTTTGTTCTCCCACTTggcaaatcaaataaatttcacATACATCAGACAccatcaaaaaacaattaattgattCTGAATAATAACAATTACTTGTAACTGATTGCATTCACCTGAATTGGTCATTGTAAGCATTTGAAGATGATATTGCCTTCTGGAAAATCTGCAGTCATATTTTGAACAGCTTATTATTCAGGACCAGAGGCTAGTGAAGAAAAACCACAAGAAGTGTTCAAGACACACTTTCATATTAATTCCGCCatttattttcaatctcatccaCAGAACTTTCTTTAGTTAAATTCAAagaaagtcattttttttatacagtttAGACAagtattgcaaaaaaaatttgatagaaaagatAATGGTTATTACCGCTGGGTTGCTTGTTACGCCTCTAACTCCACTCTCGATCAGAGGAATCAGGTCCGTCACAGGCCTGCAGAGGTTGTCGTACCATGGACTCTGCCCCTCCCGTTCATAAAGATCATGAAGAGCGGTTCTCTTTATTGGGCTACCATTTCCACTGGATTGAGAACACCTGACACTGTGATAAGATCTCGTTAAATGGAAACTGAGCAGGGTCCATAATCATcaaaacagaaaaggaaagagattgAATAACCAGCAACAGCCATGCATACAATATAACCCAATCCTTTCTTATTTAAGCATCAGATCGAAGACCAAGAAATTCCATATCGCAATATTAGAACATATGGACAATGTATTATTTAAGCATCAGTTCCGGCATCACTTTGTACATGATAATACTTCCTGGCTTAAATAAGAGACGGATCCCTGGAAGATGCATTAAGCAAGGTATAATAAAGCATATGAAACTAGGAACTGTGTCATGTATTCAtaagaaaccaaaaatcaaAAAGGTGATCATcggcatataaaaagaaagatcagAAGGCGAAACCAAGCAAAGACATGAAAGCTAGGATGATCACCGCCAAATAAACCCAGATGAAAAAGGAAAGATCATGAAGAgaacataaatattgaagtaaaAATACTTACACCAAGGAGGTCCTGGGGGAAGGTTGGGTGTTCTTCAAGGACAACCTAACTTTGGAGAGAGAGGTTTTGGTACTGAAACCGAGGAAGACTTTAGGCAAGGAAGAAGATCTAGAAGGAGCTGAGAGGGAGGCTGCGGGGCTTGGATTTGAGAGCTTTGAAATGGTAGCCATGGTGATtcagggagagagagaggcagagaGGGCTGGGTTGGTTGGTGGGTTGGCGAGGAGAAGGGGAGATTAAAAGAAGAGAGCGAGGGTTTTAGTATTTCTGATAGAGCAGTACTATTTCAGGAGACACGATACGATACGATACGAAACGATAAAAACGATGGGAAATTGGATGACCGTCGTTCTGTCTCTCATTTGACGGGGCAGGTGGGAAGAAAACAGTATACTGACGTCGCTATTTCTCATTTTGGTGTCATCATACAGTCAGTGGTGAAGTCTACAATATTTTTTGTGCTCGAAAGTTGGTGGTGCACTGCTACCTCTTGAGATCTGAGGTATTTgtttttgctgatttttttttttctgcagaattctgattttttttttttaatgcggGAGTCGAGGGAGTGGTGGTGGGCGGTGTGGAAATCGATCCCAGCTCAAATCATTAGAATTTTGCTTTCCTGGACGTATTTTTCTTAGtcagaagtattttttttcttaagacaaTCTACATAGATATCAAATGACAGTTCGTTTGCTTATTAGGTAGCAACTAAAGTTAGGCTTTTGTATCTTAAGTTATACAGcaattcaaattcaattctttttaatcttatttgtaGGTTGAGACcaagttgaaaatatttatgtagttGTTAAAAGTATAGTAACGGtcgttttttaatatttgttttattaaaaattatattaaaataaaaatttatttttatattaacatataaaatgaatcaaaaatataataaataatttgtagGTAACTAATTATCTAATAAAACACTAATATTATTGTCATTAATAGTTGGAACCGAGAAGCAGATTTGTGAGCTAGCGCCTATTCAACCAAGAGGTCAATTggcactttgttttttttttcggtaacaccagccagccagccagcacGCGAACAAAAGCTTTGCGACTTCTTTCAGCTACCCCCAGATTTTGTTACGCGTCAGTGATagaattaaattagttttttaagatttaagcATCCCTCTTCCTCCTGCTTTTGTTCTTGGggtttttaaatgacaagaatcttgattttttccttaaaagaaatatatatacagggAAGACCAGTGTGAAATCTTGACAGCGATTATTTATGCGGTGTGATGGTAGGTGAAACCATAATCCCAttattttgatcattgtttgGAGTTAGGGTCAAGAGAGGATGGTGGGACAACTACCCTCAACTTGGCCTGTCCTCGTCAGATTAGAAAAGTTACTTAACCTTTCTAATCTGACCATTGTTATAGCTCAAAGGATATTGTCCGCCATTCCTTCCTTCCTTGCTTGCTTGCTTCATAAACCATTGAAGAGGGTCGCTAGCTGTGAGATCAATTGCTGACGAGAAAAGGAGCATGTAACCCCCCTCCCCTGATCACAACTGGATGATCAAAACCGAGTAAATAATGcagaaaaaactattttcttcgGAGATGCATTGCTTGCAGATGTTATTCTCTCACAGTTCGATCATTTTCTACTCATGATAATGAGCTAAGCAACTGTGTTTATATATTATGTTAAACTGGAAGAAGTCACATCACATGGTAGCTCCAATTCGAAGAAAAGACATTAACGATACCGCACCCAGGtattgtatttattgttttcttttcttttctgcccAGGATCATTGCCTCCTCCAAGATTTGAGAAAGACAAGTCGATAACCATGGCACTGGAAGTTCTTGTCCCTTCGTGGGTTGTTGGGGTCAAAATGGGTATAAGACTGCTGTATCCGAAAGCAACTTCTTATTTTAGTTggtctttatgtttttttcaaaaaaaaatagatataaaattatcttttaaggtctcatttaaaatttaaaatttttaaattttaaatatttttacaataacattataatttaaataatcagACAatctgaatttgatttttactccttaaattaaattttttaaatcgaGATAATAGTATATTAATAATGTTTATAACACTGGAgagatttattataaaataaaataaaattatccgtAAAACATTAGCTCACAATTTGGTAGCTGGAAACCTACAATCATTAACCATTGTTTGTTATTGCTTTTCAAATGGTGttgatgaataaaatttaattttttttatttaaaattaattttttaatattttttaattattttgataggttaatattaaaaatatttttaaaaaaatatattttttaatatatttcttaataaaaatattttaaaaaataattgatatcatACTTACActctattagtttttttactagGGTTATCTATAAAATGTggagattaataaaaataaataaataaataaactacgagaaaaaaataaaagacaaaataatTTGCAGAAAGCACATCTTTTCATTGATCTCATGTTATGCGTAAATTCGCACAGGAATAGATAACAAATTTCtccaatgaaaaaataagttttaattttaagaattgtaactcaattatttaaattctaaatttattttttaaaaattaataatttaaatctcacaaatattaaagttattataaatttatttaatcgttaactttataatttataaaattaataaagatacaTGCAAACTAATCCAACTAcccatattaattataataataaaaaaaaaataaaaaatagcagcaATCCATAAAGAGAGGACTACTAAAACTTCCTAAAATGATCCCCGACCACTCTCAAATACCCAGACTTCTCTGAAGACAATGGCTTAGTTAACAAATCCACTATTTATTCattagtttttgaaatattcgtgctattttttttttaagcatcaGCAATGGTTGCTGTCTAAAATGCGGactgcataaaattaaaataaacaaatgaagaaACTCGATACCCATGGTTTGCCTATCAGCCATCTCCGAAACTGGATGAAGAATTTAATGGGATGGGATGAAGCCATGCTACTCTGTAATTCAAGGCCCAGCAGCCTGAGACCCTGATCACCCAGTTGTTCAAGAAATTCTCTTCTCTTGCATTTCTGGAAAAATACAAGGAAACGAAGGAGAGCGGAAGGCGCTCTGAAACTGCTGTTcttgcattttatatatataggcagCTCCTTTTAAAATCCCATCAAAATATATGACACCACAATGTATAAATTCTTCAATAATGTTAATTATCGTCAGTTAGGTGGATTTGCTGTGGCTGATTCTCTTTCAAAACAAGCCTCTCCTCTCTCAAGTCTCAACTGTTTTGGTAGTTTGGATGATATCAGAGTTCCCCTCTTGTTTCTATTTTTAGTAGCTGATTCGTTTTGTGTGCTCTTGAGGGCTCGGATTGGTGGGCGCTAGACCAAGCCCAACCATATGTATTGTGGGCTCCTGAAGGCCCAGACCGAACCCATCATTGAATGGTTGGGTTCGGGTTTGAGCCCAACCATTGAAGCTGCTGTAAGTTCGAGTGTCTGTGGGAATATTAATGAAGCTGAAGATAACAGGATGTTGCCACGTGGATTGTGCTCTGACAATGGAAGCAGGGCTGATCatcaagacagtaacggttgatCAAATGGTGCTAACTGCTAAAGGAGATGAACTTAGTTTGGCCATTATTTCAATAGAAACTGGTGTACAAAATAAGCGTCCTGGAGAGTTGGTTATGATTATGGGGACAAATTAGTTAGTTCTGTTAGCCTTGGCGGGAAAGTTGGTTGAGAAGCAGTTATTGGGTGCTCTGTATACAGGCTAAAACATTGTATTGATTTCTCTCGATTCTATTCCTTTAAAATCCTCAAAACTCTCTCTGTTTTCGTTCTTGCATTTGCATTACACTTTCTGCAAACAATGAGCATGATTGATTGTTAAGTGTCCCTTTCGGTCaaaattccttcttttttttttaattaatatatttttatgtttttatatttatttatgtgttgatgttaaaaataaatttaaaaaaattaaaaaaatatattattttgatatatttttaaacaaaaaatactttaaaacacaAGTACTAGCACACTTTCAAGCATAATCTTTATTTCGTTTATTTGATTTCTCTGATGGAAACTGGGAATCGTTCCCTAACAAAAAGACTAAAAATGACACGAAAACTCAAGTGTGTCCGGGAAAATATGAAGGTATTTAATGCATCGAACTATGTCCCAGATGTACATGTAAAATTGAATTATCTCTACAAAATTTCAAAGCGAAGTTTACATTCCATGGATTCTCTCGCGGGGTTAGATGAAACAGCAGATACACTACGTACAACCATCTCTTTTGAGAAAAAGACATTTCTCTTACCAAGGTTTCAGGTCCCCAGCTGGTCCTGCTGTCCAATTCAAAACCTTCTGACCAGGTTTCAAGAAGACAGTCCTGTCATGCGGCAACTTACGAGCCAACCCATTTAGTATTTGGTGGAAAGCATCACCAGGTTGTGCAGGTTGTGGGAATAACATTGCACGTTTCATGGAAGGGTTTGCAAGAAGCCTTTGTTTCCTTAAAATCACTTCTGGTGGTATAGATGTCAGGAATGTGTCCAGGTGAGGGACATCTTCCTCTGCTACAAACACTCCAATCTCCTCCCATGGGATAGCATCGGCAAATGGTAAAACAATATCATCTGCTATAATTACAGGAATGCATCCGAATACCACTGCTTCGACCAGTCTAGGACTCCATGGAGCCCAACCGAGTGGGCACAAGCAAAATATAGCTCGTTGCATGTCTTCATAATATGTTGTTGGATGATCAGTGGAGATGTCAAAGAG is part of the Populus nigra chromosome 8, ddPopNigr1.1, whole genome shotgun sequence genome and harbors:
- the LOC133701774 gene encoding uncharacterized protein LOC133701774; the encoded protein is MATISKLSNPSPAASLSAPSRSSSLPKVFLGFSTKTSLSKVRLSLKNTQPSPRTSLVVRCSQSSGNGSPIKRTALHDLYEREGQSPWYDNLCRPVTDLIPLIESGVRGVTSNPAIFQKAISSSNAYNDQFRELVQSGKDIETAYWELVVKDIQDACKLFESIYDQTDGGDGYVSVEVSPRLADDTQGTVEAAKWLHKVVERPNVYIKIPATAPCIPSIKEVISLGISVNVTLIFSLTRYEAVIDAYLDGLEASGLSDLSRVTSVASFFVSRVDTLIDKMLEKIGTPEALDLRGKAAVAQAALAYKLYQKKFSGPRWEALVKKGAKKQRLLWASTSVKNPAYPDTLYVAPLIGPDTVSTMPDQALQAFVDHGSVARTIDSNVSEAEGIYNALEKLGIDWGYVGNQLEVEGVDSFKKSFDSLLDTLQEKANSLKLVSL